A stretch of Leisingera sp. S132 DNA encodes these proteins:
- a CDS encoding DMT family transporter, translating to MPIRTLLLTALAPAIWGSSYIVTTTFLPGHSPLVVALLRALPAGLLLLVLVRQLPPLSWLPRLMVLGALNFSLFWVLLFLSAYRLPGGVAATLGAVQPLIVVFLSALLLQTQIRAAAVAAALLSMAGVALLVLTPAAKLDTLGVLAGFGGALSMAAGVVLTRKWQPPVPPLTFTAWQLTAGGLLLVPFALWMVPEMPVFTAANVLGLAYMSLIGGALTYILWFRGLARIDPSQVSLLGVLSPLTAVILGWLLLGETLTPNQMLGATLALFSLWLGQARLPRQTERAAAPVK from the coding sequence ATGCCGATCCGCACCCTTCTGCTGACCGCGCTGGCCCCTGCAATCTGGGGCAGCAGCTACATCGTGACGACAACTTTTCTGCCCGGCCACTCACCGCTGGTGGTGGCACTGCTCAGGGCGCTGCCTGCCGGGCTGCTGCTGCTGGTGCTGGTGCGCCAGCTGCCGCCGCTTAGCTGGCTGCCGAGGCTGATGGTGCTTGGAGCGCTGAATTTCTCGCTGTTCTGGGTGCTCTTGTTCCTGTCCGCTTACCGCCTGCCTGGCGGGGTCGCCGCGACGCTTGGCGCCGTGCAGCCGCTGATCGTGGTGTTCCTGTCAGCGTTGCTGCTGCAGACGCAGATCCGCGCCGCTGCCGTTGCCGCCGCGCTTCTGAGCATGGCAGGTGTTGCCTTGCTGGTGCTGACCCCGGCCGCCAAGCTGGACACGCTGGGTGTCCTGGCCGGCTTTGGCGGCGCCTTGTCGATGGCGGCAGGCGTGGTGCTGACCCGCAAATGGCAGCCGCCGGTGCCGCCGCTCACCTTCACCGCCTGGCAGCTGACCGCAGGCGGGCTGCTGCTGGTGCCTTTTGCGCTGTGGATGGTGCCGGAGATGCCGGTCTTCACGGCTGCCAATGTCCTGGGCCTTGCCTACATGAGCCTCATCGGCGGTGCGCTGACTTATATCCTGTGGTTCCGCGGCCTTGCCCGGATTGACCCGTCGCAAGTCTCACTGCTTGGCGTGCTCAGCCCGCTGACCGCCGTGATCCTCGGCTGGCTGCTGCTGGGAGAAACCCTGACGCCCAATCAGATGCTGGGCGCCACCCTGGCCCTGTTCAGCCTTTGGCTCGGCCAAGCCAGGCTGCCGCGGCAGACAGAACGCGCTGCAGCGCCTGTAAAATGA
- a CDS encoding MarR family winged helix-turn-helix transcriptional regulator: MDHVDFITQQWEQERPDLDVTAMGVIGRVARLYLAYQREMHKTFAAFGLNAAKFDVLATLRRSGAPYTLSPGDLLKATMVASGTMTNRIDRLEADGLVKREVNPEDSRSFLVGLTEEGFALIDRAVTTHVQTQAKLLEGMSTQDVEAFTVLLGRALAAAESAEAAKL; encoded by the coding sequence ATGGACCATGTGGATTTTATCACCCAGCAATGGGAGCAGGAGCGGCCGGACCTGGATGTTACGGCCATGGGAGTGATCGGCAGAGTGGCGAGACTATACCTGGCCTATCAGCGCGAGATGCATAAGACATTTGCGGCATTCGGGCTGAACGCGGCCAAGTTCGACGTGCTGGCAACGTTGCGCCGGTCCGGGGCGCCTTACACGCTGTCGCCGGGCGATCTGCTGAAGGCGACCATGGTGGCGTCCGGCACTATGACCAACCGCATCGACCGGCTGGAGGCGGACGGACTGGTCAAGCGTGAGGTGAACCCGGAGGATAGCCGCAGTTTCCTTGTCGGGCTGACAGAGGAGGGTTTTGCCCTGATCGACCGGGCTGTCACCACGCATGTGCAGACCCAGGCAAAGCTGCTGGAAGGCATGAGCACCCAAGACGTGGAAGCGTTCACAGTGCTTCTGGGACGCGCCCTGGCGGCGGCTGAAAGCGCTGAGGCGGCAAAACTGTGA
- the nth gene encoding endonuclease III, with protein MAKQLDYHTLREIFTRFQAAEPEPKGELEHVNAYTLVVAVALSAQATDAGVNKATRELFKIADTPQKMLDLGEEQLIEHIKTIGLYRNKAKNVIKLSQILVEDYAGEVPNSRAALQSLPGVGRKTANVVLNMWWKQPAQAVDTHIFRVGNRSGIAPGKDVDAVERAVEDNIPADFQQHAHHWLILHGRYHCKARKPMCGTCIIRDLCMFEDKNL; from the coding sequence ATGGCAAAGCAACTCGATTATCACACCCTGCGCGAGATCTTCACGCGGTTCCAAGCAGCAGAGCCCGAACCCAAGGGCGAACTGGAGCATGTCAACGCCTATACGCTGGTGGTTGCGGTGGCGCTCTCAGCGCAGGCAACCGACGCCGGCGTCAACAAGGCGACCCGCGAACTGTTCAAGATCGCCGACACCCCGCAAAAGATGCTGGACCTGGGCGAAGAGCAGCTGATTGAGCATATCAAAACAATCGGTCTCTACCGCAATAAAGCCAAGAACGTGATCAAGCTGTCGCAGATCCTGGTCGAGGATTACGCCGGCGAAGTTCCGAACTCACGCGCTGCATTGCAGTCGTTGCCGGGTGTGGGCCGCAAGACCGCCAATGTGGTTCTGAACATGTGGTGGAAGCAGCCTGCACAAGCGGTGGATACGCATATTTTCCGCGTTGGCAACCGCTCCGGCATTGCGCCGGGCAAGGATGTGGATGCCGTGGAACGCGCTGTGGAAGACAATATCCCGGCGGATTTCCAGCAGCACGCGCACCACTGGCTGATCCTGCACGGCCGCTACCACTGCAAGGCACGAAAGCCGATGTGCGGAACCTGCATCATCCGCGACCTCTGCATGTTCGAAGACAAGAACCTGTAA
- a CDS encoding adenosine kinase — translation MTKTYQLVGIGNAVVDVIAQCEDSFLAEQGIEKGIMQLIERDRCEDLYAAMGNRVLTPGGSVANTIAGAGALGLEAAFIGRVRDDALGKFYADAMNNEGVGFVNEPVSGDVLPTSRSMIFVSPDGERSMNTYLGISSDLSSADVPQDVAGQAQIMFLEGYLFDKDKGKTAFLEAARSCREGGGKVGISISDPFCVERHRADFLTLIGEELDFVIGNQDEIRALFETDDLEKAMAKTAAICPLVVCTRSGDGVTVLNEGVRIDVPVEMITPVDATGAGDQFAAGFLFGMATGRSMEICARMGCICAGEVIRHIGPRPERNVRHLLEEAGLV, via the coding sequence ATGACCAAAACCTACCAGCTCGTCGGCATTGGCAATGCCGTGGTGGATGTAATCGCGCAGTGCGAGGACAGTTTCCTGGCTGAACAAGGCATCGAAAAAGGCATCATGCAGCTGATTGAACGCGACCGCTGCGAAGATTTGTATGCGGCAATGGGAAACCGGGTGCTGACCCCGGGCGGTTCGGTCGCTAATACCATCGCAGGCGCCGGCGCGCTGGGGCTCGAGGCTGCATTCATCGGCCGGGTCCGGGACGACGCGCTTGGTAAGTTCTATGCCGATGCAATGAATAACGAAGGCGTCGGGTTTGTGAACGAGCCTGTTTCAGGGGATGTGCTGCCGACCTCGCGGTCGATGATCTTTGTCTCTCCGGACGGAGAACGATCGATGAACACTTACCTCGGCATTTCGTCCGATCTGAGTTCTGCAGACGTGCCGCAGGACGTGGCTGGCCAGGCGCAGATCATGTTCCTTGAGGGCTATCTGTTCGACAAGGACAAGGGTAAGACCGCCTTTCTGGAAGCCGCACGCAGCTGCCGTGAAGGCGGCGGCAAAGTTGGCATCTCGATCTCCGACCCCTTCTGTGTTGAACGCCACCGTGCGGACTTCCTCACCTTGATCGGGGAAGAACTGGATTTTGTAATCGGCAACCAGGACGAAATCCGCGCCCTGTTCGAGACCGATGACTTGGAGAAGGCAATGGCCAAGACCGCCGCGATCTGCCCGCTGGTGGTCTGTACCCGCTCCGGAGATGGCGTGACCGTTCTGAACGAGGGTGTGCGCATCGATGTGCCGGTGGAGATGATCACCCCGGTAGATGCCACTGGTGCCGGCGACCAGTTCGCGGCCGGCTTCCTGTTCGGCATGGCCACCGGGCGCAGCATGGAAATCTGCGCCCGCATGGGCTGCATCTGCGCAGGCGAGGTGATCCGGCATATAGGCCCGCGCCCGGAAAGAAACGTGCGTCACCTGCTGGAAGAAGCCGGACTGGTCTAG
- a CDS encoding NADPH-dependent 2,4-dienoyl-CoA reductase, which translates to MTAYPNLLAPLDLGFTTLKNRVLMGSMHTGLEETGDWNRVAEFYAARARGGVALMVTGGIGPNLEGSVLPGASMMTSPKDVENHRVITSRVHEAGGKIAMQILHAGRYAYGPKCVAPSPVKSPISPFPPHELDEDGIEKQIADIVNAARLAQEAGYDGVEIMGSEGYFLNQFLVTHTNKRTDRWGGSYENRMRLPIEVVRRTREAVGRDFIIIYRLSMIDLVPNGSTHEEVVQLAQEIEKSGATILNTGIGWHEARIPTIATSVPRAAFAWVTKKLMGKVGIPVITSNRINTPEVAEEVLAEGCADMVSMARPMLADADFVAKAEAGRAGQIAPCIACNQACLDHTFSGKLTSCLVNPRACHETELVIEPAATSKTVAIVGAGPAGLATAITAAQRGHQVTLFDRADEIGGQLNMAKQVPGKEEFWGLVDWYRVMVADAGITLELGREVNAENLTGFDEVVIATGVTPRDPAIPGQDRDNVLSYIDVLRHKKPVGQRVAVVGAGGIGFDVSEFLLEEGHSPATDLPAWMKEWGVADPGEHRAGLAPEGPQPAAPARQVTLLQRKAERHGKRLGKTTGWIHRATLKMKDVEFVGGVNYERIDAEGLHVSFGEARESPRVIQADTIVLCAGQVSERSLADQLAERGITAHVIGGADVAAELDAKRAINQGTRLAASL; encoded by the coding sequence ATGACTGCGTACCCCAATCTGCTTGCCCCGCTGGATCTGGGCTTTACCACGCTGAAGAACCGGGTGCTGATGGGCTCGATGCACACCGGGCTGGAGGAAACCGGGGACTGGAACCGCGTTGCCGAATTCTATGCTGCACGCGCCCGCGGCGGCGTGGCGCTGATGGTGACTGGCGGGATCGGCCCGAACCTGGAGGGCTCGGTGCTGCCGGGCGCCTCGATGATGACCTCGCCCAAAGACGTAGAGAACCACCGCGTGATCACCAGCCGCGTGCATGAGGCGGGCGGCAAGATTGCCATGCAGATCCTGCACGCAGGCCGGTACGCCTACGGCCCGAAATGTGTCGCTCCCAGCCCGGTGAAGTCACCGATTTCGCCCTTCCCGCCGCATGAGCTGGACGAAGACGGCATCGAAAAGCAGATCGCCGACATCGTGAACGCCGCCCGGCTGGCGCAGGAGGCAGGCTATGACGGCGTCGAGATCATGGGGAGCGAGGGCTACTTCCTCAATCAGTTCCTGGTCACCCACACCAACAAGCGCACCGACCGCTGGGGCGGCTCCTACGAAAACCGTATGCGGCTGCCGATCGAGGTCGTGCGCCGCACCCGCGAGGCCGTGGGCCGTGATTTCATCATCATCTACCGCCTGTCGATGATCGACTTGGTGCCCAATGGTTCAACGCATGAGGAAGTTGTGCAGCTGGCTCAGGAAATTGAGAAGTCGGGTGCGACGATCCTCAACACCGGCATCGGCTGGCACGAGGCGCGTATCCCGACGATCGCCACCTCGGTTCCCCGCGCGGCGTTTGCCTGGGTCACCAAGAAGCTGATGGGCAAGGTCGGCATCCCGGTGATCACCTCCAACCGCATCAACACGCCGGAAGTGGCCGAAGAGGTGCTGGCAGAGGGCTGCGCCGACATGGTGTCGATGGCCCGGCCGATGCTGGCGGATGCGGATTTCGTGGCCAAGGCGGAGGCCGGTCGGGCGGGCCAGATCGCTCCCTGCATCGCCTGCAACCAGGCCTGCCTCGACCATACCTTCAGCGGCAAGCTGACGTCTTGCCTCGTAAACCCGCGCGCCTGCCACGAAACCGAGCTGGTGATCGAGCCTGCTGCAACCTCCAAGACCGTTGCCATCGTCGGCGCCGGCCCCGCGGGGCTCGCCACTGCCATAACGGCTGCCCAGCGCGGCCACCAAGTGACGCTGTTCGACCGCGCCGACGAAATTGGCGGCCAGCTCAACATGGCCAAGCAGGTGCCGGGCAAGGAGGAATTCTGGGGGCTGGTCGACTGGTACCGGGTCATGGTGGCTGACGCGGGCATTACCTTGGAACTGGGCCGTGAGGTCAATGCAGAGAACCTCACCGGCTTTGACGAAGTGGTGATCGCCACCGGCGTCACGCCGCGCGACCCCGCTATTCCCGGCCAGGACCGCGACAATGTGCTCAGCTACATTGACGTTCTGCGCCACAAGAAACCGGTGGGACAGCGGGTCGCTGTAGTCGGTGCCGGCGGCATCGGCTTTGACGTCTCCGAATTCCTGCTTGAAGAGGGTCACAGCCCGGCAACCGACCTGCCCGCCTGGATGAAGGAATGGGGCGTGGCCGATCCGGGAGAGCACCGCGCAGGTCTCGCGCCCGAGGGCCCGCAGCCCGCGGCCCCTGCACGCCAAGTGACCTTGCTGCAGCGCAAGGCCGAACGCCACGGCAAGCGGCTGGGCAAGACCACCGGCTGGATTCACCGGGCAACGCTCAAGATGAAGGACGTGGAATTCGTCGGCGGCGTCAATTACGAGCGCATCGACGCGGAAGGCCTTCATGTGAGCTTTGGCGAGGCCC
- a CDS encoding RNA pyrophosphohydrolase: MTPEEIAKLPYRPNVGVMLINAEGAVFVGQRKDRYKDAWQMPQGGIDAGEDPRIAALRELEEETGVAAELVEIIAESEGWLPYDLPHDVVPSFWGGKYRGQEQKWYLMRFLGTDDQVNIETDDPEFSAWCWQPVESLVEKIVPFKREVYARVVAEFREYL; the protein is encoded by the coding sequence ATGACGCCGGAAGAGATTGCCAAGCTGCCCTACCGCCCCAACGTCGGGGTGATGCTGATCAATGCCGAGGGCGCGGTGTTCGTCGGCCAGCGCAAAGACCGCTACAAGGATGCCTGGCAGATGCCGCAGGGCGGGATCGACGCGGGCGAGGATCCGCGGATTGCAGCGCTGCGCGAGCTGGAGGAAGAAACCGGTGTCGCAGCTGAATTGGTGGAGATCATCGCCGAAAGCGAAGGCTGGCTGCCCTATGACCTGCCGCATGACGTGGTGCCCAGCTTCTGGGGCGGTAAATACCGCGGGCAGGAGCAGAAGTGGTATCTGATGCGGTTCCTCGGGACGGATGATCAGGTCAATATCGAGACGGATGATCCGGAGTTCTCCGCCTGGTGCTGGCAGCCGGTGGAGAGCCTGGTGGAGAAGATCGTGCCGTTCAAGCGCGAGGTCTATGCGCGGGTGGTGGCAGAGTTCCGGGAGTATCTTTGA
- a CDS encoding NADPH-dependent FMN reductase, protein MTDPVLLTISGSLRREATNRKLLAEAARVFGTASVAEADLNLPLYDGDAEAAQGIPPSVQVLADQIAAADAVAISTPEYNKGPSGVLKNALDWVSRTEGNPWADKPVAVMSAAAGRAGGERAQMVLRGFLVPFQPRLITGPEVHLAGSSKEFDENGRLTSDHYEASLTKLMQKLRAELAVAAQ, encoded by the coding sequence ATGACTGACCCCGTCCTGCTGACAATTTCCGGCTCTCTGCGCCGCGAGGCCACCAATCGTAAATTGCTGGCTGAAGCCGCACGGGTGTTTGGTACTGCGTCAGTCGCGGAGGCAGATCTCAATCTGCCGCTCTACGATGGTGATGCGGAAGCAGCACAGGGCATTCCGCCATCCGTGCAGGTTCTGGCTGATCAGATCGCGGCGGCGGATGCCGTTGCGATCTCCACTCCAGAATACAACAAGGGACCGTCGGGTGTACTGAAAAACGCATTGGACTGGGTGAGCCGCACCGAGGGCAACCCTTGGGCAGACAAGCCTGTGGCTGTGATGTCGGCGGCTGCAGGCCGCGCCGGGGGCGAGCGCGCACAAATGGTCCTGCGTGGCTTCCTGGTGCCATTCCAGCCGCGGCTGATTACCGGCCCGGAAGTGCATCTGGCAGGATCCAGCAAGGAATTCGACGAGAACGGACGGCTGACGAGCGATCACTATGAGGCCTCGCTGACCAAGCTGATGCAGAAGCTGCGGGCCGAATTGGCGGTGGCGGCACAGTAA
- a CDS encoding OmpA family protein translates to MQMKLTTAGIVAATLALGACTDPATIGTQGSNTQKGAVLGGIIGAGVGAIANDSDRGLGAVTGALVGATAGSVIGNQLDAQERELRQTLANDDITIVNTGDRLILSFPNDLTFATDSATVSPAVQGDLRRVADSLVRYPNSIVQVIGHTDSDGDAGYNQGLSERRANAVADQIQAGGVPYNRLRIIGRGENQPVASNLTPEGKAQNRRVEVIVIPQAA, encoded by the coding sequence ATGCAGATGAAACTCACCACGGCTGGTATTGTCGCCGCAACACTGGCTCTTGGCGCCTGCACCGATCCTGCGACTATCGGTACTCAGGGCAGCAATACGCAAAAAGGAGCAGTTCTGGGCGGCATCATCGGTGCGGGTGTCGGCGCCATAGCAAATGACTCTGATCGTGGCCTGGGTGCCGTGACCGGCGCACTGGTTGGTGCGACCGCTGGCAGCGTGATCGGCAATCAGCTAGACGCGCAGGAACGCGAGCTTCGTCAGACGCTGGCCAACGACGACATCACCATCGTCAACACCGGTGACCGGCTGATCCTGTCGTTCCCGAATGATCTGACTTTCGCAACGGACAGCGCCACGGTTTCTCCGGCGGTGCAGGGCGATCTGCGCCGGGTTGCTGACAGCTTGGTGCGGTATCCCAACAGCATCGTTCAAGTGATCGGCCATACCGACAGCGATGGCGATGCTGGGTATAATCAGGGCCTGTCCGAACGCCGCGCCAATGCGGTGGCGGATCAGATCCAGGCCGGAGGTGTCCCTTACAATCGCCTGCGCATCATCGGCCGGGGCGAGAACCAGCCTGTCGCTTCGAACCTGACACCGGAGGGCAAGGCGCAAAACCGCCGTGTCGAAGTAATTGTGATCCCGCAGGCGGCCTGA
- a CDS encoding FAD-binding oxidoreductase, with amino-acid sequence MAMADVTVRGAGIFGLSIAWLCARRGAKVQVVDPFGAGAGSSGGLVGALAPHVPENWNPKKQFQLESLLMAEGFWEEVEATGGVSPGYGRTGRLQPINDERSLELARSREVSARALWKGEAEWIVCLADSLGPWVPPSATGFVIHDTLSARMHPRRACAALVSALAVMGVEVQPEAADQGQVVHAKGYAGLLELNKNFGKTIGGGVKGQAALLRFHEGEVPQLFADGLHIIPHADGTLAIGSTSEREFEDGGATDGQLDDVIERARAAVPVLHGAEVIERWAGVRPRAKSRAPMLGAWPGRNGHYIANGGFKIGFGMAPKAAHVMADLLLEDRDSIPQGFRVEDNL; translated from the coding sequence ATGGCAATGGCAGATGTAACGGTGCGCGGTGCGGGCATTTTCGGCCTGTCAATTGCCTGGCTCTGCGCCCGGCGCGGTGCAAAGGTGCAGGTGGTGGACCCGTTCGGAGCAGGTGCAGGCTCCAGCGGCGGCCTCGTCGGTGCCTTGGCTCCGCATGTGCCGGAGAACTGGAACCCCAAGAAGCAGTTCCAGCTTGAAAGCCTGCTGATGGCAGAAGGCTTCTGGGAGGAGGTCGAGGCCACCGGCGGTGTGTCCCCCGGCTACGGCCGCACCGGGCGCCTGCAGCCTATCAACGATGAACGCTCCCTTGAGCTCGCCCGCAGCCGCGAAGTTTCCGCCCGCGCGCTGTGGAAGGGTGAGGCCGAATGGATTGTCTGCCTGGCGGACAGCCTCGGTCCCTGGGTGCCGCCCAGCGCCACCGGGTTTGTCATTCACGACACCCTCAGCGCCCGCATGCACCCCCGCCGCGCCTGCGCTGCTCTGGTCTCCGCCCTGGCGGTGATGGGTGTGGAGGTGCAGCCGGAAGCAGCCGATCAGGGCCAGGTGGTGCACGCCAAGGGCTACGCGGGCCTCTTGGAACTGAACAAAAACTTCGGCAAGACCATCGGCGGCGGCGTCAAGGGCCAGGCGGCGCTCCTGCGCTTTCATGAAGGCGAGGTGCCGCAGCTGTTCGCCGACGGCCTGCACATCATCCCGCATGCGGACGGCACCCTGGCAATCGGTTCCACCAGTGAACGGGAATTCGAAGACGGCGGAGCCACCGATGGCCAGCTTGACGATGTGATCGAGCGCGCCCGCGCCGCGGTGCCGGTGCTGCACGGGGCGGAGGTGATTGAACGCTGGGCAGGCGTGCGCCCTCGTGCCAAGTCCCGCGCCCCGATGCTCGGCGCGTGGCCGGGCCGCAATGGCCATTACATTGCCAACGGTGGCTTCAAGATCGGCTTCGGCATGGCCCCGAAGGCCGCGCATGTAATGGCGGACCTGCTGCTGGAGGACCGGGACAGCATTCCGCAGGGCTTCCGGGTCGAAGACAATCTGTGA
- a CDS encoding bifunctional helix-turn-helix domain-containing protein/methylated-DNA--[protein]-cysteine S-methyltransferase, producing the protein MNIEAREHTYHYGVMRRAIELIDDGGEDLTLEQLAARMDMSPAHFQRLFSAWVGVSPKRYQQYLRLGHAKALLRDRFTTLEASHAVGLSGSGRLHDLFLRWEAMSPGEYARNGDGLRIFWGWFDSPFGLALVMGTEKGICGLAFAAETGAEPAMADMRARWPQAEFIEDPTALRPLAEAAFAQKGETALHMIGAPLQIKVWEALLRIPSGHVTTYSELASAIGSPKAVRAVGTAVGRNPVSWLIPCHRALRKSGALGGYHWGLPVKRAMLAYEAARDEEPASGGLQAAG; encoded by the coding sequence ATGAATATCGAAGCGCGGGAACACACTTATCATTATGGCGTCATGCGGCGGGCGATTGAGCTCATCGACGATGGCGGCGAGGATCTGACACTGGAGCAACTGGCGGCCCGGATGGATATGAGCCCGGCCCATTTCCAGCGGTTGTTTTCGGCCTGGGTTGGTGTGTCCCCCAAGCGCTATCAGCAGTACCTCCGCCTGGGTCATGCAAAGGCACTGCTGCGGGACCGCTTCACCACACTGGAAGCATCACACGCTGTAGGGTTGTCAGGATCCGGAAGGCTGCACGACCTTTTCCTGCGCTGGGAGGCCATGAGCCCAGGCGAATATGCCCGCAACGGAGACGGCCTGCGGATTTTCTGGGGCTGGTTTGACAGCCCCTTCGGTCTTGCGCTGGTGATGGGAACCGAGAAGGGCATTTGCGGTCTGGCGTTTGCAGCCGAAACCGGCGCCGAACCCGCAATGGCTGATATGCGCGCCCGCTGGCCGCAGGCGGAGTTCATTGAGGATCCCACGGCTTTGCGGCCACTGGCTGAGGCGGCCTTCGCTCAGAAAGGCGAGACCGCGCTGCATATGATCGGTGCACCGTTGCAAATTAAGGTCTGGGAAGCACTGCTGCGCATTCCTTCGGGCCATGTCACAACCTATTCCGAGCTGGCTAGTGCGATCGGCTCCCCTAAGGCGGTGCGCGCTGTTGGCACCGCGGTGGGCCGCAACCCGGTCAGCTGGCTGATTCCCTGCCACCGCGCGTTGCGCAAATCCGGTGCGCTGGGCGGCTATCACTGGGGACTGCCGGTCAAGCGCGCGATGCTGGCCTATGAGGCCGCGCGGGATGAGGAGCCTGCGTCAGGCGGTTTGCAGGCCGCCGGTTAA
- a CDS encoding YafY family protein, which yields MPRTGRLFEIIQILRSASAPVRAEDLADTLEVSKRTIYRDIAALQAMRTPVEGEAGVGYMLRKGYDLPPLNFDEEELEALHVGLAMLMRTGDGALQKAAGRVSHKIKDVHATADWLQVAPWGAPLDDPEQGCVSKALLRKAVRESRKLYLTYLSPENGESCRMLRPLALIYHIECTMLAAWCELRGGFRHFRTDRMLAAELQEADFAAEAGSLRKLWMEQEGWNFAFAP from the coding sequence ATGCCTCGTACCGGCCGCCTGTTCGAAATCATCCAGATCCTGCGGTCTGCCTCCGCTCCGGTGCGGGCAGAGGATCTTGCCGACACACTGGAGGTTTCCAAACGCACTATCTACCGGGACATCGCAGCACTGCAGGCGATGCGCACGCCGGTGGAGGGGGAAGCAGGCGTTGGCTACATGCTGCGCAAGGGTTATGACCTGCCGCCGCTCAATTTCGACGAGGAGGAATTGGAGGCTCTGCATGTGGGGCTGGCGATGCTGATGCGCACCGGGGATGGTGCCCTTCAGAAGGCTGCCGGGCGGGTGAGCCATAAGATCAAGGATGTGCATGCCACCGCCGACTGGCTGCAGGTGGCTCCTTGGGGAGCACCGCTGGATGATCCGGAGCAGGGTTGCGTTTCCAAGGCCTTGTTGCGCAAAGCTGTGAGGGAAAGCCGTAAGCTGTATTTGACCTATCTCAGCCCGGAGAATGGCGAAAGCTGCCGCATGCTGCGACCCTTGGCGCTGATCTATCACATCGAATGCACAATGCTGGCAGCCTGGTGCGAGCTGCGCGGCGGGTTCCGTCATTTCCGCACAGACCGGATGCTTGCGGCGGAACTGCAAGAGGCGGATTTTGCTGCGGAGGCCGGGTCGTTGCGTAAACTCTGGATGGAACAGGAGGGCTGGAACTTCGCATTTGCGCCCTGA